TCCACAATAGAAGCCTTTGAAGTTCTGTTCGCCCAGTTTATTCCCTGGTTAGTCTGTCGGGAGTAGAATCTATTGCGTCACAGCGGGTACTTTTTTTCACTTGCGGCTCAAGATCGACAAGCTTGGTCCGTCACATCTCCCGGGAAGttcggccaagaaggagctgAAGACTGGGCAATTCTTGGCTAGACAGAGCCTCTTACTTGGCATGGAGTTGTTGATACAGGGAGAGAATTCAGCACACCAGTGAACCCCGTCTGTGAGTGAGCAGACCCCGTCTCAACTCTGTAGTAAGCATATCACACCCATTTCTCCACCCCCAAAGCGACCGGCCGAGCACCGTCCAAACGAGATATGGGGCACTCCGCAGAGCCTCCACGAGATGATCACGGTATCAAAATGCTGATGCCTAAATTCGATATATCCCGCAGAGGCAATTGCCGTCGGAAAATCTGTCGTCGGAGATTTCTCGCGATTGGTCTGGGCCTCTGGGGTAAGTGGATGTCATGGGGGATCAGCCGatttttggtgttgaacgGAACGTTTCATCTGGGTGTCGCATGGACGTTGGAGACGGTGGAATTTATTATCAATGCCTCGGCTACTTTACGAATTCGAATGGTTTTAAAGCAATTAAACCCTGTGTTTTGTTCAAACCAGCATAACCCAGTTCGTGAAGCCAGCTCTACCCAATCCACATTGATGCCACTATAAAGGCTCGCATGTAGCACAGTTCCGTCAAGATATTTCTGTAACCCCAATTGAATATATACCCATTGTACGAAGCCCAGAAACAGACAACGTGCTTACCCTTCGCCCAACAATACCCAATTTGGTGCAGATATCTCACTGTGAGCAACCTGACAAATCCATGATTAGAAATCaggatggcatcatccatctcacaTCTTGGCATCACATCTCAAGATAAAAGACGCCTTGATTCTCAATGAATCTATCAACTGTAAATACTCAATTCGAGTAAAAGAGTATCAAAATGGCTCCCATTCGCACCGCCCTCATCGGCCTCTCCGCCTCGGCCAAAACCTCCTGGGCCGCTGTCGCCCATCTGCCATACCTCCTCTCCCCGCGCGGCAAGTCCAAGTATCAGATCGTGGCTCTTTGCAATAGCAGTGTAGAAGCTGCTCACAAAGCTATTCAGCACTTTGAACTACCCGCAGAGACAAAGGCATATGGCGACCCCGAGTCTCTTGctgccgatgatgagattgatcTAGTGGTTGTCATTACCCGCGTCGACGTTCATCATTCAACTGCCTTGCCTAGTGTCAGAGCTGGAAAGGCTGTCTACGTGGAGTGGCCTCTAGCGCAAGATGACGAGCATGCTAGAGAACTTGCTACTCTCGCCAAAGAAAGCGGTAGTCGTACTATCGTCGGCCTTCAAGGTCGTGTTGCGCCGCCTATTGTCAAGATCCACGAGCTTCTACGGCAAGGCCGCATTGGAAAGGTTCTTAGCAGTGAACTTCGTGCTTCTGGAGGCACCAATGACCGTGAGGTATTGCCATCTATATTGGATTACTTTACTCGGCGGGCTGTGGGCGGCAACATTTATACCATCGGCCTTGGTCACCGTAAGTTAATGCTTTCCCGAAAGAGCGAAACACTACTAACACTAGATTAGTCTTTGACCAAGTCCAATACATCTTGGGCGACATTGGCAACTTCAAGAgccgcctccacctccaacGTCCCAACGTCAAAGTCCGTGACCCAACAACAAACAAAATCATCAGCACAGTCAAGTCAGACGTCCCAGACCTAATCTTTGCGACCGGCACTCTCAAAGAATCAGAGAACTCCCAAGAGGGCGCAAGTGTCCTCATCCGCTTCCGTCGGGGCCAGCCCTTCCCAGGAGAGGCCCCCCTCGTCTTTACCATCAACGGTGAAAAGGGAGAGATTAGACTCAAGGCCGAGGGTGGAACGTCTCTGCATGCTAATAGCTACGATAAACCCGTGACTATTGAAGTTGATGATTTTGATACcggcaaggttgaggagattgcTTGGCAATGGAAGGATTGGCAGGAAGAGCTTCCCCTTGTCAGTCGTAGCGTTGCTACTGTCTACGAGAGGTTTGCAGAGGGTAACAGGAAAGGGCTGGTCTCTTTTGACGACGCTCTTTTGCGCCATGAGCAGTTGAATGGACTATTGAGAGAATGGGACTCGGATAGCTCGAAGTAGTTCTCAGGATTGACAAACCACCCTGATTCCGAACATCACGGGGTGGGCATCTCGATGAGGCGATTTCAACATTATTTCTAACGAGTCTATAATCCAATAGCTATGAGCAACTCCTTTATTGACTTCCATTCTCAAGAGAAGTACATATAACTAGGTATATCAAGCACACATACCCACGGCCAATATCTATTCCAGATTCAAGCAAACGTGAGTCACCATTCTCGCCCAGACCATCTATATGGTCAAGTAGAAAACAAGGCTCAAAACCATCACCAGTAAACATCAACCCTTTAGACTCCGTACATACTCAACCAACCCAGAAATCTCTTCCTCTATCTTTTGGATGTACACCTTCCCGTGAACAAGCCTGTTAGACATGGGCATCCGCTCGATCAAGCTAGCCGTGGAGCAGAGGAGCTGTAGATCAGACTTTGCATCTGGGCCTGACGGGTTGGCCACGATGTTTACGAATAGGGTTCGCAGGGCGACGATGGGGTAGTGAATACACATCCTGCACGCTCAATGGTTACCGTCATGCAATCCCTAGCAGCTCAGAGGTTGTTAGGACTCACCAGAACATTTCCTTTGCGAGCCGATCCAGCACCGTCTCCAGATACAACAGTGTCGAGCGACTAGCCTCAAGCGCCAACGTAATGCTAGACTGAACGCTACTACTCCACGCATGCTCCAAGCTATCCGAACCCTTGGAAAATTGATATCTCGCGTTGGCTTGGTGTATAGTAATAAACAGATGACGATACTCCAAATGCAGAGTAGTAGCATGATGCCGCACCCAGGACGGTAGATCAATCTCAGGAGGCGAGATGTGCCTCTTGTCAGCGATCAAGAATGTCGGTCTCAGCTTTGTAGGGACAGACATCCTCCAGGCTTCCAGCTCACCGTCGAGCTCGCGTACCGCCCACAGTAGCTCCGCCTCGGACCTCTGCCGTGCCTCGGTCGAGTACAGGAGTCGCCAGACCTTGGACTTGAGGATGCTGAGTTGGATATCCCCCACAAGACAAGGCGACAAGACCCCGTACGGCGGTAGAGACATGCCTCCGTCTTTGAGTTCGGGGATGGGATATCCTTTGGAGGCGCTGCAGTCCTTCGGGAGTGTCAGGTCGCAGATGTCATCAGGTAGAAGAGGTTCCATGCCGGTTCGCATGATAATCTGCTTGTCGGTAATGTAGCTATGCCAAAACAATGTGCGCAGCTCTCGATTCTCGCGCTGGTTGTAAGCCGTGTTCTCAAGTCCTGATCCACCAACCCCCATAGTATGGCAGccaagctccttgacgagACGACAGGCAGTTTCATGCCTCTTGATAGCACCTGAGATCTGGCCAGTAAAGGCACATTGAAGTCGCTTGATAATCATCAGCTGCCGTATCCTATGAACATGCGCAAGACATACCAGCAAAGAAACAGTCTGGAGATTCAAGAGGCTAGCCTCTTCATTCGTGAACTCTACCAGGGCCGATGCCTGAGACGCACACTTCATTCCCAGGTCGTGCGAGAGAGACAAGGCGTGGTCGTCGAGAAAGCTCAGAACAGAAATGAGGGCCAAGATACTTCCCTGTGCCTGAGCTCGTTGAGACGCTTGAATGGTTTCCTCGGAGGAGTATGCGAGCTCGAGGCTATCCTGGAAGAGAACTGGGTCGACAAGGGGTAGGACATATCGTACAGAAGACTCGGAGTATGCTTGAAGAATCTGCCAGGCCGTCTCTCTATCCAGGCAACCGAGGTCGTTAAGCTGCGAAAGATGGCTTTCGGCCAAAGGCATTGACGATTCTAGGAGATCATCGGGTTTGAAATTTTCCTGGGCAAAGATACCGCAGTGACCCGGTTGTGATTCCTGCACAAAAGGTGAGGAAGAAGTACTAGAGTTGACTTGGTCCATCATGACCCGGTCCAGAACAAAGTCAACGGGTTGCAGCTGGCTCGACAGACTGCGTTCTACCGCAAAGACGCTATTCTCTATCCTAGACATACACAAGTCAGGGACGCCCAACGCTTGTCACGCATTGTCCTACCTAGGCTTTGGGCATCGCTTTCTAGCCCTCGCCCTGTCAAATGTGCAGGTGAGCTGATGATGCCTACACCAGTCGCAGGCAGCGTCTCGATCTGACCGGTCGCAGGAGATCTACAAACCGTCAGTATCAACAAGGAAACAGCAGACGCCACAGAGCAACCCACCTTCTTGGAGTAACACAAGTCGCAAGCCCGTTTCGGAGGCATGTCGGCGACTAGTCCTTACGTTCCCTCGGAATAGGCCAGGTCGCCAAAGGGCAAGAGTTCGCAAGGAAGGAGTCCAAACTTGAATCCGACAGTTGGTAGCTAAGCTATGCCAGGGGGACCCATGTTGCTGATCTGATGACTCAGCGGAGAATGTGCAAGTTGGGAATAGCTTCGACCCATCGCTCGGAAGGCGGATGCTACAGGGACTGCCGAAGGGGATGTTATGACGCCTGACAATATTAGATATCATGGCGATAAAATACCACTAGTCGTCAGTACAGCGTGTCATCATGATACATCATTTTCCATGTTTTGCTCGTCTATTAACCTAGCTCTACATACTAGCTATGGCGCTTACACCCCTTCATATGCTTCTCTCATCACTCAATGACTTGTTCATTCTCGATTCCGTCATCTAGGGGAAACTACCTATCTATATAGTCACGATCAACGCACATCCAGTgtctttgtttttttttttctaaaAAATCTATCATCTTGATGGAAACTATCCTCGGGCCATATAAAGAGAAAGATCAAGTTCTTGGCGAGTGATTAAGCTAGTTCCAAGGCTAAAACTAAAGCTTCCTCTTAGTCGCCAATTTCAGTCTTGTGCATTCCATCTCATTATATCAAAGGAAGTTGGCTGTTCTTAAGCCAAAGAAGCATGGCCCTCATCGGAAAGACATCAAGGAGCAGAAAAGCATGTGTTCCTGAATGTAAGAACACTCTCCTCTCTATAGCATTTGGCTGAGGATAGCCTGCTTACTTAACTCGGCTCTGAAGACAATTGGCTGTTAATGTAGTTCTGGGGCATCTCAAACTCAGGCATTCAGTTGACATTTGACAAGTGTGGCATGAATGCTTCATAGAAACACCTTGCTAAGCATCCACGTGATGTGCACCGAGTGATTTTCTTAGCATTCCATATCTATATGGATGGAGTCTTGACCTGTGTAGTTATTTTCAATCTCAAGTCACTCTTGCAACTCGGGTCAAAGTACACACTTGTCAGGCCACGGCAGAGATCAACATACGAATGCATTAAATGTACTCATCAAGACCTGCTATCTCATTGCTACAGGTATTCATTTTCGCGTTCCAACTCATTACTGATCAAACTTTCCAGCATACAGCATATCTCCCCGCTTGCCATTCATCGCCTCCCAAACATCGCGTGCCTGCAGATGGGTGTCACGCTTGGCGGGCTCTCCAGCAAGCTCCTCGGCTTGGTCCTCTCTCTCGAGTTTGACTGCATGATCATTAGTGCACGTACACGTTACACACAAAGGCTACTCACCGTGTAGGAACACGGCTGTCCGCTTGCCACTGAAGAGGGCATGTGGCACGTTCGTGACGTTATCCGAGTTGGCGTCACCAACGGCGTAGATGCCGGGAATGTTTGTGACAAGACCCGCAGACTGGTTAGCAGCCAGACGACCACCATACAGTTGAACTCCTGCCTTCTCTCCAACGTCAGATCGCTGCTCGTCGGGGAAACTGGCCAGGAACGCAGCTCGGCCGACGGGCTCTCCCTTGTCAAACTTGACGTTGAACCAGTCGTTCTCAGGAACACTGGGAAGACTGGGGTCTGCGTGCTCGTTGGCTCCCTCGGCAACCCTCTCAATCTCGGTGATGGTGCGGTTGTCGACCGTGACGTTGTGGATGTTGAGGTATGCCTCCCACTTAGGAAGATCCTTGGCGGCCAGGGCACGGGAATCTCGAGTGTCGGTTCCGTTGACAAAGGCGACAATGTCAGTGTTCAGGGTCAGCATCTCACGGACCATGCCAGCAACCTTGTCTAGAGGGCCGAGGAGTCCGAGTGGCTGATCGGCGTGCTCGTGGCCGTCGCACCAAGGGCACCAGAAGATACCCTTGCCCCAAGCCTCTTCGACGCCAGGTGTCTCGGGAAGAATGTCACGAAGTCCAGTGGCGAGGACGATCTTGCGTGCGGTCAAGGTCTTCTTCTGCTTGTTACCGTAGTCGACAGTGACAGAGAACCAGGTGTTCTCGTCGCGAGCCTTAATGTCGGTGACGGTTccattctccatcttgacagtGTCATAGTAAGACAGCTGCTTACGCGCGGCCCAGCGGTAGTACGCAGGTGTGACACCTGGGATGTGTTAGTGCGACACAGCGGCAGACACGATAATACTCACCATCGAAGCCAGGGACATCGTGCATGTGTCGAGTAGGAGCATTTCTATACTCCCCCGAGTCGATGAGGAGAACATTTCGACGCACACGAGCAAGGCCACTCAAGGCAGCGAGGCCAGCAGGACCACCTCCcacgatgatggcatcgtaTTGGGTCTGAGGCACGGGAGGGACATCCCCTCGAGCAATGGCAGCAGCATTGCCGAGAGAGATGAGCGCCGAAGCGACGAGAGTGGAAAGGAACCGCATATTCAGACCTaaagatggagagaagaagatgaagagcaaATGGAGGTGACGAGATGGAAGATGTTGCGATGGGCGCCTGCCTTTATACCAGACTCACTCCGCTCCCTCGGCAGCAAGGATGCATCACGACTGCCGCTACTAACGATAGCTACATATTGTGATCGCTTGACACAAGCCGAGAGATATTTCTCTCAAAAAGAGACGAACCAAAATGATTCGCCAATTCTGGTTCCAATGTCGATCATGGTCCAAAGCTACCCTCTCGCCTGCAGCTTGTACCATCAGCTGGGCAGTGGGCCATCTGAGACACGGAAGCCTTCagctctccatcttccagcaGCTCTAACCATTCACGGCTTCTTCTGTGTCAGCGACAGGCTCGGACCGTCCTGGTAGCTCCCGTTTCCCCGCAGGCTTTGAGGCCCTTTTGTACGCAAGCCGCTCTTTGCGGTTGAGCTGATTCTCCCGAGGCGCCGCCGTGCCAAGGAAATCTGTCGAGCAGGGATGTTCGGGATCTACGGCGGGCCAAGAGCTGAAGGTTGAAGCTAGTTTCCGTGCATGCATGAGGAAAATCGAGAGGTTGGGAGGTGAATCTTGTCTTGAGTGGCTGCTTCTATCGAGATTTCGCTTCAATATTGAGGCCAAACACCAGCTGAAGAACCCAAGGGCGTTTCTGTGAAGCCCATTCTCAAGCCACGCGTCATGAGTGTTTTTCTCATTCTGATCGGcagccaagctcatcaagcacCAGGTAGCGAGATGAATGCACGACATGGTCCAAGACATGGCCAAGGGATAATAAACTTGGACCCTTTGCAGACCATAAACACTTCTTCTAGGATGATCCCAGTCATCAGCGGAGCCAAGGTGCGGGCATTCCCGTGCCACCATCACCGCCTTGTCAAATCCACACAAGCTCTCCACTTGGGACTGGTCTGCTGACTGGTCTCGGCCGAAAATCAGCTTCAATTTCGACGTCCCCGCATGGAGATACCAGGTTGGAGATTTTCAGCTGCAGCATTTGAGCCTCTCAAGCGTCAAGTATCCTACGGGACACGACATCCAAGACTTCATCGGCGGGTAGACGTTGACAAGCAGTCAGGCACGTCGCATTATTCAACTTGCGTAGACGAATTCAAGAACCGACAAGAAACAATTGGACTTGAGGACGACCATCTCTTTGTCCTCGGGGGCTCTGGTCGTGACCAGGGAGAGGCAGATGGTGCCTGATCCTTCTCAGCTCGGTATTCTCCTTTTCTTACTTGGCCTTCGTTAGGAGGTCACAGGTCACATCAGCACACAATAGCATATTGCAAACTTTCTTTCCAGCCATCAACACTTGTCAGTCCGTACTTCGCTACCCAACATCTTGCCTAGGGTCAACACAGCCTCAAGAACGAAAGCCGAGATATCTGGTCATCAGTGATCAGGATGGTAGTCTCTTTTACTTCCAGTAGTCTTCATTAGATGCCTATTTGGTCAGGATGACACTTTGATACTGACTTGCTCAGCGTGAATATCACTCAAAGGAAATATCGTTGCTTGATTAGGTTTGGATAGGTCGCAGGTTTTGTTTATGCTTCATCACTTGCAGGCTCGAATGACAAACAGAGCATGCATCGAGGCCACTGAATGATGCCATTTCATTCACGTCTAGGTACCTATTCTAATAtcaatctcaacaccaacaccaactgAGAGAGCTCAAAACCTGGTTGTAATTAACAAACAGGTTGGTCATTGTAGACCCTCCCTTGTACATCAAACCAGTCCCTGCAAAGGGTTTTCTTGAGCATTGTTTCATGGTTTCTTTGTATTCATTGTACGTGCCTAATCATTCAAAACCGTCGATCCACAACCAATAACAACAAACAGCATGTTATGCGTTCGGTTGGGCTCTCTTTGTTGCGCCGAATCGTTCTACAGGCCGTTGAGCTCTGTTCTTCagcatcttcctcctcctcacgcATCTCAGCATTTTGCCAGCTACTTAAAACCCCGTCGACCCCAAGCCTGCTCAGCAAAAGCACACACTGAACCGATCATCGCCTCTTCGTCAGACAAGATGTGCGAGCTTACCTACTCCGACGTCATCTACACTGGCTGCGGCCACACCGTGGCAAGAGAGCCAGTCCTCATCCCCTGCGCACAACAGGGAAAGCCGGGCCATGCTGTCTGCAAGAGTTACTTGGCTTCCAAGAGGGCGCCTGGAAACTGTGGGAGACCTGAGTGCAAAAGCAAGTGATCTAGCGATCAAAATCAAGGCTGATCATCTTTGGTAAGATGACCCCAaacgccttcttcttctatTTTCACAATGCAAGCAATGATTCCTTCAGGTTTCTAATGGTTCAATCTGCAGCTGCGTTTCATACAGCATTCTTTCGCTCATTGCCGCTCATTCAACGGGGAGCTCAAGCACGCCTCAACACACCTCAGAAAGCAAAAGCCGCCGGTACTAGGAAGGGTAGTTGAGTTGTCTTTTATATcattatatataaatagatAATCCTAGTCTATTTCCACATCAAGAAGCCTGTCTTAGATGTGCCCATGTCTATCATTCCACTTTTAACAACAGTGCTTGCTGGATATATGCCATGAAACCAATAACTTTTAATGTCCTCAATGCCCCATTATACCCGTGATTCAATAAGTTCGTCATTCTGTTGTTTGCTCAGTTGCATTCTCCCGTTCCCTCGCAGCCTTCTCATCTGCAGTAAGATCCGCCTTGGCCGACTCCATCTTGACAGTGATAAAGATGAGCAAAGCAGCGACCGCAAGTGCTGCACCAGCCCAGAATCCAATCTGATACTGACTCCTCTGGCTCACGTTCTCTGCTCCTTCGgcgtccttcttggcagaAATGGCCATCTCTCCAACGCCCAGCCAGAATGCCATGCCGAGGTAGAGCAGGCTTGTGATCAAGGCTCCAGCAACTGCCTGGAGATGGCTGGGGAGGGATGTTGTGATGAAAATGTTGGTGACGTTGAATGCGATATCCACGCCGATTGTGCTGAGTACCATGGCAGGGAAGACAAACGCCCAGTAGAGAAAGCTGTTTGACTTGCCACTATCGGGAATGAGGGCGAATAATATGCAACATCCAAGGAATCCAAATCCAGAGATCAGCAGCAAAAGTCGTCCGCTGAGAATGTGAAGGACAAAACCACCAACGACGGCTAGGATGAATCCACCTGCCGCCAGAGGGATGAACCACGCTGCTGTCAGCAAAGGGGAGATGCCCAACACTTCTTCGATACTAGGTCAAATGTCAGTCTAACAGATCAGAGAACCTTGGACAGAGCGACGTACTAGAAGCTGGCGTAAAAGAGAAACAGGCCAAAAGATCCGTAGGAAAAGAACAGAGCAATGATCAGGCGAGTCATGTACTTTGTCTTGAATACTTCGGCGGGCAACAGAGGTTGACTGGCCTTCCAGCCTTCGATGTAAAAGGCCAAAGCAAGAAATAAGACACCGATGATCAGGGTGATGTAGACGTAAGGTGTCCGCCAACCCTGAGGAGCGTTTCCACCGTCCGTCAACGCGTACACAACCAGCGCCAGCCCAGGAACGATAGTGCAAGCtcccatccaatccatcccaAGATCAGGTTGTGTATGACCTTGGCTCTTGGGGATTGTCAAAAGACCTGCGAGAAAGATACCAGCGCAGAAGCAGGCACCGATGAAAAAGTACCACTTCCAGCCGAGGACTTGGGCAGCGAGGGCGCCAAAGAAGATGCCTGAATAAAACCCAATGCAAGAAAAGGCTCCAAACATTCCAAAGACCAAATTCTTTCGAGGTCCTGGGCGATAGATGCGTGCCATGATAGCAACACTCGATGGTAGGAAGGCGGAGGATCCCAAGCCCTGCATGGCTCGGCAGGCGATGAGCATGGTTGGGTTCTGGCTGAACCCGGCGATCAATGACCAAACCAGCAACCATACGTGACCTCCCAAGAAGATTAATCGCCCGCCGTGAATCTCGGATAGTCGTGCAAAAGGTAGAAGGAGAGCTGCCGTAGTCAAGTTGATGACAGCCGCAGGCCAAGTCCGAGCCGACTCTGGAATATCCAACGACTTCGCAAGAGAAGGAAGCGCAATATTGAACCCGCTGACAAAGTACTCGCTAACCATCATAGACCCGACAACAGCAAAGACGAAACCTATCTCGGCGTACCAGCTGTGAAAGCACGCCGGACGCTCTCGTCCCAAcctctcaatctccttctgATCAAACAGGAGCGAAGGTTCCTGCGAAGATCCATTGCGCTCTTGGTCGAGGACCCCGTCGACGGTGCAATCCTTTTCGTTTGTGGAAACCATATGGAGTGTCGGTAAGTGTGCGTGAAGGTGTGCGCCCGATGGAAGGGTCGAAGAATGGCGACTCGTTTCTTATAAGCGACGTTGGGTTTTGGAGTGTGGGTCTGGTGAAGGAATTGATAATTGGGTCCGCTGTGTTTAGCTCGCAGAAAACAGTCACAGAGGAAgcggagatggtgatgatgttatTGATCGATTATACGACTCGAAGTGTCTGGTTTGTAAGCTCAAGGTCTAGCACCGGCACTAGACAAAGAGGCAGATCCTCCTTCTTAAGGCTGGTTCTTTAACGGACAGACGGACATATCTCGAGACCGAGCATGATCCTCCAAAGCAAAATCTCGGTCTCTACACCTCCATCGTCTATCACCAGAAAGGGTATTAACGTCGCAAGCGAGGATTTCGGACTTTCGGACCGGACAAAACTAGGCCGAAAGCGGAGCTTCACAGCGAGTTGGCGAATAAGCATAGATAAGCCGGCTTGACTTGCCTATCTGAGGAGTAGTGTCAACTCCATCTAAGATGCAGGCGGGTGGGGAAGATGGGACGAACTGTTGGTCAAGATTTGCATCGATTGCATCTTTCTGCAAGATTTAGCCAGATTTTAACCAGGTGCCAGGTTATGGGAGTTGATTGGGAGTTGGGTTTGAGGCAGACAAAGCAATCTACGATTACAAACCAAATCCTTATTAATAGAAGAGTCTTACTCGTGTtcaaggcagccaagaagatgcaGGGATCAATACCACCTCTCAGAAGGTGCCTCGAGTCGAACTCTTTACAGCTACCCtaaagacgaagaggatcGTGGAGCGGAACGAGTCTAGGTGGATATGCTCGTTAATATCCGGAGTTCGGTGGAAACTTCTACAATACATCTTTTCTCGTCCTTTTTTGCTTGATAGTCGCTTAGGAAGTGAACCCATTGAATGCAAATAGTGATGACTGCATTGAAGAGCTGCATGTCGCCATGAGCTACCCCACTGCCTCCTTTGAGCGAGACACAACATCCCAGATATCAACAATGAAAGAAGTTTAGTATAGTGGAAAGTAAAACTATTCTTGTATTGTCTATCGGAGAAGAAACCCAGGATAGATGTCTTCTGAAGGATCGATATAGAAACTCATCCTCCCACACAACTTCGCCTCACCTGTCACACGAGGAATACAAGCAGGGAACCCCTCCACGGGCGACTTCTCCTCCGACAAGACTTCCGCCTGGAACTGCGACGCGATGATCGACCGGTGCAGCAGCTTCGCCTTTCCGGGTGCCACTCTCCCCTGCGCAAATAAGACTGCAAGTCGAGCACATGATCCAGAGCCACAGGGCGATCGGTCGATCTGGCCGTCTGCAAACACTGTAACGTTCCGCTGCCTCACGATTCcttcctcatcgccctcctcgtTGAAAAAGATGACTCCGTAGCAGTCATATGTTCCGTAGTGAGCTCGAGTTCCCAATGACGCCTTGATTTCTCGCCCAATGTTGATAAACTCGTTGACATTCTTTGGCTCAACCTTGAGTCCAAGTTGGTCCGCATCCAAAGTAGCATAGACAGCTCCTCCAAATGCCAAATCGACGTTGACCTCGGTCCCTCGTGAGGGCACGGCAGCGGGTAATGACTTGGCCAACTGATAGCTAGTCACGTTGATAAAGTCGGCGCCAACAGCTTTGCCGTCGACGATATTCATGCTAGCCACCACTCGACCGGATGGAACATCGATCACAAcgtcg
This genomic interval from Fusarium keratoplasticum isolate Fu6.1 chromosome 9, whole genome shotgun sequence contains the following:
- a CDS encoding Fungal-trans domain-containing protein, whose product is MPPKRACDLCYSKKISCDRSDRDAACDWCRHHQLTCTFDRARARKRCPKPRIENSVFAVERSLSSQLQPVDFVLDRVMMDQVNSSTSSSPFVQESQPGHCGIFAQENFKPDDLLESSMPLAESHLSQLNDLGCLDRETAWQILQAYSESSVRYVLPLVDPVLFQDSLELAYSSEETIQASQRAQAQGSILALISVLSFLDDHALSLSHDLGMKCASQASALVEFTNEEASLLNLQTVSLLRLQCAFTGQISGAIKRHETACRLVKELGCHTMGVGGSGLENTAYNQRENRELRTLFWHSYITDKQIIMRTGMEPLLPDDICDLTLPKDCSASKGYPIPELKDGGMSLPPYGVLSPCLVGDIQLSILKSKVWRLLYSTEARQRSEAELLWAVRELDGELEAWRMSVPTKLRPTFLIADKRHISPPEIDLPSWVRHHATTLHLEYRHLFITIHQANARYQFSKGSDSLEHAWSSSVQSSITLALEASRSTLLYLETVLDRLAKEMFWMCIHYPIVALRTLFVNIVANPSGPDAKSDLQLLCSTASLIERMPMSNRLVHGKVYIQKIEEEISGLVEYVRSLKG
- a CDS encoding Pyr-redox-2 domain-containing protein, which gives rise to MNMRFLSTLVASALISLGNAAAIARGDVPPVPQTQYDAIIVGGGPAGLAALSGLARVRRNVLLIDSGEYRNAPTRHMHDVPGFDGVTPAYYRWAARKQLSYYDTVKMENGTVTDIKARDENTWFSVTVDYGNKQKKTLTARKIVLATGLRDILPETPGVEEAWGKGIFWCPWCDGHEHADQPLGLLGPLDKVAGMVREMLTLNTDIVAFVNGTDTRDSRALAAKDLPKWEAYLNIHNVTVDNRTITEIERVAEGANEHADPSLPSVPENDWFNVKFDKGEPVGRAAFLASFPDEQRSDVGEKAGVQLYGGRLAANQSAGLVTNIPGIYAVGDANSDNVTNVPHALFSGKRTAVFLHVKLEREDQAEELAGEPAKRDTHLQARDVWEAMNGKRGDMLYAGKFDQ
- a CDS encoding MFS domain-containing protein, with translation MVSTNEKDCTVDGVLDQERNGSSQEPSLLFDQKEIERLGRERPACFHSWYAEIGFVFAVVGSMMVSEYFVSGFNIALPSLAKSLDIPESARTWPAAVINLTTAALLLPFARLSEIHGGRLIFLGGHVWLLVWSLIAGFSQNPTMLIACRAMQGLGSSAFLPSSVAIMARIYRPGPRKNLVFGMFGAFSCIGFYSGIFFGALAAQVLGWKWYFFIGACFCAGIFLAGLLTIPKSQGHTQPDLGMDWMGACTIVPGLALVVYALTDGGNAPQGWRTPYVYITLIIGVLFLALAFYIEGWKASQPLLPAEVFKTKYMTRLIIALFFSYGSFGLFLFYASFYIEEVLGISPLLTAAWFIPLAAGGFILAVVGGFVLHILSGRLLLLISGFGFLGCCILFALIPDSGKSNSFLYWAFVFPAMVLSTIGVDIAFNVTNIFITTSLPSHLQAVAGALITSLLYLGMAFWLGVGEMAISAKKDAEGAENVSQRSQYQIGFWAGAALAVAALLIFITVKMESAKADLTADEKAARERENATEQTTE
- a CDS encoding GFO-IDH-MocA domain-containing protein, whose amino-acid sequence is MAPIRTALIGLSASAKTSWAAVAHLPYLLSPRGKSKYQIVALCNSSVEAAHKAIQHFELPAETKAYGDPESLAADDEIDLVVVITRVDVHHSTALPSVRAGKAVYVEWPLAQDDEHARELATLAKESGSRTIVGLQGRVAPPIVKIHELLRQGRIGKVLSSELRASGGTNDREVLPSILDYFTRRAVGGNIYTIGLGHLFDQVQYILGDIGNFKSRLHLQRPNVKVRDPTTNKIISTVKSDVPDLIFATGTLKESENSQEGASVLIRFRRGQPFPGEAPLVFTINGEKGEIRLKAEGGTSLHANSYDKPVTIEVDDFDTGKVEEIAWQWKDWQEELPLVSRSVATVYERFAEGNRKGLVSFDDALLRHEQLNGLLREWDSDSSK